A part of Babylonia areolata isolate BAREFJ2019XMU chromosome 6, ASM4173473v1, whole genome shotgun sequence genomic DNA contains:
- the LOC143282832 gene encoding uncharacterized protein LOC143282832 produces MTSVWRSKRLALKREAHPQEPVPSAASSACSAEPSCAQPLKLVLPRAVKKKMTCAERARLYRERMKKTDPEKYKELVEKSREYSRQYRASMTEEKRAISREQAKKRVQAKRDRDRGKPKPVHTRKKIKGEQRHWGKQKPVLSRKQEKEKQREMWRSQKHAQRLKKTPEELSLQNERRRQRYQEMKAAKRGAKKTVLEELGLEKERCQQRYLEIKAAKRSQETENELDLAEDIAILNESKSADQKRTQMEKKSPEKLRCERERRRQRNEEKKAAQRVLESIEAEILVIQGEFGLADQKSAQMEKTALEKFGCEREEHQQMKLEKWAEQQHFFEMETELAYAEDAMIQSEYESDFCWSEDARRKAFSWAKAHLPSSPREYAQTVIDLINLASPEQKRVLQAMLEDKIMACKIREELI; encoded by the coding sequence ATGACCAGTGTGTGGCGCAGCAAGCGTCTTGCTCTGAAGCGGGAAGCACATCCACAAGAGCCGGTACCTTCAGCTGCAAGTTCAGCGTGCAGTGCAGAACCTTCATGTGCACAGCCATTAAAATTGGTGTTGCCACGGGCAGTGAAGAAAAAGATGACTTGTGCAGAACGCGCGAGATTATACCGGGAACGTATGAAGAAAACAGACCCAGAAAAGTATAAGGAATTGGTTGAAAAAAGCAGAGAGTACAGCCGGCAGTACCGTGCCAGCATGACAGAGGAAAAGCGGGCTATATCAAGAGAGCAGGCAAAAAAGAGGGTacaggcaaaaagagacagagaccggggGAAACCAAAGCCAGTCCATAccagaaaaaagataaaaggagAGCAGAGACACTGGGGAAAACAAAAGCCAGTCCTTtcaagaaaacaggaaaaagaaaagcagagagaaaTGTGGAGAAGCCAAAAGCATGCACAAAGGTTAAAGAAAACTCCTGAAGAATTGAGTCTTCAAAATGAAAGACGTCGACAGAGGTACCAAGAAATGAAGGCAGCAAAACGAGGGGCAAAGAAAACTGTTCTCGAAGAACTGGGTCTTGAAAAGGAAAGATGTCAACAAAGGTACCTAGAAATTAAGGCAGCAAAACGTTCCCAGGAGACAGAAAATGAATTGGATCTGGCTGAAGACATAGCGATTCTGAATGAATCTAAATCAGCTGACCAAAAGAGGACACAAATGGAGAAGAAATCTCCTGAGAAACTGAgatgtgaaagagaaagacgcagacaaaggaatgaagaaaagaaggctGCACAGCGTGTCTTGGAATCAATCGAGGCTGAAATattggtgattcagggtgaattTGGATTAGCTGACCAAAAGAGTGCACAAATGGAGAAGACAGCTCTTGAGAAATTCGGATGTGAAAGAGAAGAACACCAACAAATGAAGCTGGAAAAGTGGGCAGAACAACAGCATTTCTTTGAGATGGAAACAGAATTGGCCTATGCTGAAGATGCGATGATTCAGAGTGAATATGAATCAGATTTCTGTTGGTCAGAAGATGCCAGGAGAAAGGCTTTTTCATGGGCAAAAGCACACCTTCCAAGCAGCCCAAGAGAATATGCTCAGACAGTGATAGACCTCATCAATTTGGCATCTCCGGAGCAGAAAAGGGTTTTGCAGGCAATGCTTGAAGACAAAATTATGGCTTGCAAAATCAGGGAAGAACTGATCTAG